In Trueperaceae bacterium, the sequence CGCCCGCCCACTGGGCGGCGGCCGAGGCGTGGGCGGTGCAGACCGTCGCGCTGCGCGACTACCGCGAGGCGCAACTCGTGGTCGAGGACCTGCGGCAACGCTCCTTCGACGCCTACACCGAGTTCGCCATGCAAGACGGCCTGCAGTTCGTGCGGGTGCGGTTGGGCTGCTTCACCGACCGGGCCGCGGCCGAGGCCATGGCGGCGGCCCTGGCTCCGCGCGTGGTCCGGGAGGCCGCCGTCGTGGAGTTCACGCCGGGCGCGCTGGTGCACGCGTGCACCTCGAGCGTGGTGGGGTTCCGCAAGCCGGCGGAGTGGGGACCCGTCAACGACCCGGGCGCCGTGCCCGCCTTCGCCGTCAAGGTGGCCGGGCGCGACGCCCGCGTCGTGCACGACGGCACGCGCTGGCGGGTGATCCAGGGCGTTGGCCCCATCCCGCCGCTCGCGGGTCCGAGCACCGCGCGCTTCGAGGAGGTGGTGCAAGGCGGCGTCCACTTCGTGGCGCAGAGGGTAGGCGACGCCCGCTACGTGATCTGTCCGGGCCGCCTCCTCACCCACGTGGGTAACGTGGCCATCGTGGAACAGGGCGACCTGCTGGTGGCCTGCGAGTTCGCGGAGGAGACGCCGTGACGACCCCCCGGACGGGCGCGGCGCCCGCTCGAGGCGGCACCACCGCCGACGCCATGCCGCTGGTCATCCTCACGGGCCTCAGCGGCGCCGGCAAGACGACCGCGCTGCACGCGCTCGAGGACATCGGCTTCTACACCGTCGACAACCTGCCGCCCGCCCTGTGGCCCCAGTTCGTGGCGAGCGTCGCCGGCGAGTGGAAGGGCATCTGCATCAGCATCGACATCAGGGCCCGCGCCTACCTTGGCGACGCGCCGGAGGCGCTGAGGCAGTTGCAGGCGCAGGGTCGCGCGCCGCGTCTCCTCTTCCTCGACGCCTCCGACGAGGTGCTCGTGAAGCGCTACAACTTCACGCGCCGCGCCCATCCCGTGTCCACCGGCACGCTCACCGCCGACCTGGCGGCCGAGCGCCAGGCGCTCGGGGCGCTGCGCGCGCTCGCCGACGACGTCATCGACACCACCTCGACCAGCGCCAGGGCGCTCACGCAGCTACTGTGGGACCGCTTCTCCGGCGGTGCCGGTCCGCTACTGAGGCTCCTCTCCTTCGGGTTCAAGCGCGGCATCCCGACGGACGTGGACGTGGTCCTCGACGTGCGCGGCATGCCCAACCCCTACTACTCGGAGGCGTTGCGGCCCCTGCCAGGCACGGACGCCGAGGTCCAGCGCTACGTCTTCACGCCGGAGGCGCTCGAGCTCTACCACCAGATCCGGGTGCTCGTCAGGTCGCTCGCCTTCCTCGCCGAGAGCACGGGTCGCAGCAACTACGCCGTCGCCGTCGGCTGCACCGGCGGTCAGCACCGCTCGGTCGCCGTGGTGGAGCGCCTCAGCCACGACCTGGCGGGCGCCTACCGCACCCAGGCGCAGCACCGCGACCTGGCGGCCGCGCTGGCCGAACACCGTCCCGAGGGGGAGCGGGCGCGGTGAACGGCAACTGGGACGGCCTCAAGCGGATTCGACTGTGGCTGGCGCCCGGCATGGGGGTCAAGCGGCACCTGCTGCTCGCCATCAGCGGCGGCATCCTCCTCGTCCTCGGCGCCGTCGGTTGGGGCCTATGGGCCTTCGACGCCGACAGGGCGCAACTGGCAGGGCCCATCGAGAGCGCCCTGCGCTCGGGCCCCTGGAGCCGGTTCGGCGGCTGGGCGACCACCGGCGTGGCGCTGCTCGGGCTCGGGCTGGTGGTGGTGGCGGTCGGGCGCCTCAACCGCTCGCTCCTGTCGAACTGGCTGCCGCACCCTGACGACGCCGTGCGGCTGCTCCACCGCAAGGTCGCGCTTGCGAAGGGGCCGCGGGTGGTGGGCATCGGCGGCGGCAGCGGCCTCTCGAACCTCCTGCGCGGCCTGCGCAAGCACACCTCCAACCTGACCGCGGTGGTGGCGGTGAGCGACGACGGTGGCAGCTCCGGGCGGTTGCGGCAGGCCTTCGACATGCCCGCCCCCGGCGACCTCACCGACTGCCTTGCCGCCCTCTCCGACAACGAGTCCGAGCTGGCCCGGCTCCTCCAGTACCGCTTCGCGCGGGGGCGGGAGCTCGACGGCCACACCTTCGGTAACCTGCTGATAACCACGGTCACGGAGGTCGAGGGCGACTTCGGCAACGCGCTCAGGCTAATGAACCGCCTGCTCGCCCTCTCCGGCAGCGTCTACCCCGCCACGGCGGAGCCGGTGACCCTGCTGGTCGAGAAGGAGAGCGGCGAGCTCGTGCGCGGCGAGACCAGCCTCCGCGCCGTGCCGGGGGCCGTGCGGGCCCTCGCGACGGAGCCGGCGGAACCGCGCGGCCTGCCCGAGGTGGAGCGCGCCGTGCTCGCCGCCGACCTCATCGTGCTGGGCCCCGGCAGCCTGTTCTCGAGCACCATCCCGCCGCTGCTCGTGCCGTCGGTCCTCGCCGCCGTGAACAGGAGCGCCGCGCGGCTCGTCTACGTCTGCAACATCATGACGGAGGCCGGCGAGACGGACGGCTTCGACGCCTTCGATCACGTGGCGGCGCTCGAGCGCCACGGCGTGCGTCCGCCGGACATCGTCCTCCTCAACTCGGCGCCCGTCGACAGGGCGCGGGTGGAGAGCTATAGGGGCGAGGCGGCGGAGGTCGTGGCGCCGGCCGCCGCGCGCTTCGCCGCGGCCGGCATGGTCACGCTCGAGCTGCCGCTCCTGGGTGGCGGGCCGGTGGCGCAACACGACAGCGACAAGCTCGCGGCCGTGTTGGCCGACATCGCGGTGGCGAGCGCGCGCTCGACCTCGAACGAGGCGCGGGCGCACGCCCGGCCGGGAGCCGCGGCGTGACCCTGCCCGTCGTCCTTGCGCTTGTCGCGCTCAGCCTGACCGACCCCAGCGGCGACGCCTTCGGCGACGGCGGCCTCACGCCCCCCACGGCCCCCGTCTACGCCGACGCCGCCGTCTTCGACCTCCAGAGCGTGACGCTCGACGCCGCCGCGGGCGGCACCCGCCTGGCCGTGACCCTCGGTTCGCTCGGCCAGGTGGGGACCGGAGGCGTCGCGGACGGTGCGGAACCGGGGACCGCGCCGGACCCGGCCGCAGCCCCCGCCGGCGCGGCCTACGAACCCGAGCTCCCCCTCGATGGGTTCCTGCCGAGCATCGTCGACGTCTACCTCGGCGAGGTTGCCGGCGGACCGGACCGGACGCTGCCCGGCCCCGACCTGCTCTTCCCACAGGGCACGGGCTGGCAGTACGCCGTGCGCCTGACGAGCGACGGCGCCTTCTACGTCGACCAGGCAGCGGTGGAACCGCAGTCTCAGGCCGCGGAGCCGGCCGTTCCGGCCGCGCAGGAGACGACCCAGCCGGCGGACGCGGGGGCGACGACTCGGCCGGCCGACGGACCGGAGACAGGCCAACCGGCGGCCGCGCCGACGACGACCGAACCCAAGGGCGCACCCGACCTGGACGCGCTGCCGCGCCACCCGCTCGAGGTGTTGCGCGTCGGCAACACCCTCGTCGTCTACCTGCCGTTCGAGCTCCCTGAGGACGTGGCCGTGCAGACCCTAGTGGGAGTGTACGACCCGTTCTCGAGGAGCGGCTGGCGGCCCCTGGCGCCGGCGCCGTCGCCGTGGGCGTTCTCGGGTCCCGGCACCCAGGTCGGTCCCGTCGTCGACCTGCTCGCTCGCGACGCGGCGGCACAGAGGGTGGCGTTGCAGGAGGGCGTGTTGCCCCGGCGCGCGCCGACGCCCCCCGTGTGGGCCGTGCCGTGGCTCTGGCTCGTGGCAGGGGGCCTGGCGATCGCCTTGCTGGGCCTCGTGTTAAGGGCGCGCGTGCCGCGCGCCCGGGCGGCGGTCGGCGACGGCGCCTCCACGGCCGGCCGTCCCGGCGAGGCGGGCGAGCCGCGACCCGGGGAGGCAACCGACGACGACGCCGACCCCGCCGCGACCGCTCCCGCAGGCCGGGACGCCCCCGCGGTCGCGCCCGCTGCCGAGGCCCCCCGCGAAGCCGCACACGCCCCGGGCGACGAGGCGGGGCGCCATGAGGATGACCTCGACGACGAGCTCATCGACCCGCGCG encodes:
- a CDS encoding SPOR domain-containing protein; translation: MTRRLLPLMALVALTPAHWAAAEAWAVQTVALRDYREAQLVVEDLRQRSFDAYTEFAMQDGLQFVRVRLGCFTDRAAAEAMAAALAPRVVREAAVVEFTPGALVHACTSSVVGFRKPAEWGPVNDPGAVPAFAVKVAGRDARVVHDGTRWRVIQGVGPIPPLAGPSTARFEEVVQGGVHFVAQRVGDARYVICPGRLLTHVGNVAIVEQGDLLVACEFAEETP
- the rapZ gene encoding RNase adapter RapZ; this translates as MPLVILTGLSGAGKTTALHALEDIGFYTVDNLPPALWPQFVASVAGEWKGICISIDIRARAYLGDAPEALRQLQAQGRAPRLLFLDASDEVLVKRYNFTRRAHPVSTGTLTADLAAERQALGALRALADDVIDTTSTSARALTQLLWDRFSGGAGPLLRLLSFGFKRGIPTDVDVVLDVRGMPNPYYSEALRPLPGTDAEVQRYVFTPEALELYHQIRVLVRSLAFLAESTGRSNYAVAVGCTGGQHRSVAVVERLSHDLAGAYRTQAQHRDLAAALAEHRPEGERAR
- the yvcK gene encoding uridine diphosphate-N-acetylglucosamine-binding protein YvcK; translated protein: MNGNWDGLKRIRLWLAPGMGVKRHLLLAISGGILLVLGAVGWGLWAFDADRAQLAGPIESALRSGPWSRFGGWATTGVALLGLGLVVVAVGRLNRSLLSNWLPHPDDAVRLLHRKVALAKGPRVVGIGGGSGLSNLLRGLRKHTSNLTAVVAVSDDGGSSGRLRQAFDMPAPGDLTDCLAALSDNESELARLLQYRFARGRELDGHTFGNLLITTVTEVEGDFGNALRLMNRLLALSGSVYPATAEPVTLLVEKESGELVRGETSLRAVPGAVRALATEPAEPRGLPEVERAVLAADLIVLGPGSLFSSTIPPLLVPSVLAAVNRSAARLVYVCNIMTEAGETDGFDAFDHVAALERHGVRPPDIVLLNSAPVDRARVESYRGEAAEVVAPAAARFAAAGMVTLELPLLGGGPVAQHDSDKLAAVLADIAVASARSTSNEARAHARPGAAA